In Mytilus edulis chromosome 7, xbMytEdul2.2, whole genome shotgun sequence, a single genomic region encodes these proteins:
- the LOC139481873 gene encoding tubulin polymerization-promoting protein family member 3-like → MAEGGDINDVIASFKKFNLVGLAKGKDPNKMTNQAWGKMVQDCIGKDTTTKQRMDSSVWPYVSDKATKTLDLTNAAKCNEALDRAAKVYKEIKKSKDSEDDIRKQLAAKICSSNPDVKKVAQSSTGGVGRMTDTSGYTGAHKERFDESGKGKGAAGREDKSDNTGYTGQYKGSGSYGKK, encoded by the exons ATGGCAGAAGGTGGAGATATTAACGATGTTATCGCCTCTTTTAAAAAATTCAACTTAGTTGGATTAGCTAAAGGCAAAGACCCAAACAAAATGACCAACCAAGCATGGGGTAAAATGGTCCAGGATTGTATTGGAAAAGATACTACAACTAAACAGAGAATGGATTCCAGTGTATGGCCATACGTCAGTGATAAGGCAACTAA AACACTTGATCTAACCAATGCAGCCAAATGTAATGAAGCTTTGGACAGGGCTGCTAAAGTTTATAAAGAAATCAAAAAGAGCAAAGATAGCGAGGACGATATCCGAAAACAACTTGCAGCGAAAATTTGTAGCAGTAATCCAGATGTGAAAAAAGTT GCACAATCTTCTACAGGGGGCGTTGGCAGAATGACAGACACCTCAGGCTATACTGGTGCCCATAAAGAAAGATTTGACGAATCTGGAAAAGGAAAGGGCGCAGCAGGACGAGAAGATAAAAGTGACAATACAGGTTATACCGGCCAATACAAAGGGTCTGGTAGTTACGGAAAGAAATAG